One part of the Pecten maximus chromosome 9, xPecMax1.1, whole genome shotgun sequence genome encodes these proteins:
- the LOC117334156 gene encoding 3-oxoacyl-[acyl-carrier-protein] reductase FabG-like isoform X1 — MESLKEKVTIITGGAGGFGRATALLFAKYGAKLVLADLNNTGAEAVAEECKKAGLPSDDILTVEANITKEDDRKKIIEDCISKFGRLDVLINNAGIGRIASLMNTPPDVYDAEMDLNVKAQLYMTQLAVPHLKATKGNIVNLASIASEEVFIEFGVYGISKAAVAMFTKTLALEMAEFGVRVNEVRPGVVHTNFYEVLLGGDREKLQMRMEAEKAKHPLGRLPKPEEVANAIAFLASDMASYTTGNAIYVDGGRHCVGAGFATR; from the exons gAGGAGCTGGAGGATTCGGGAGAGCTACCGCACTTCTATTTGCTAAATATGGAGCAAAGCTAGTACTGGCTGACCTCAACAACACGGGTGCGGAGGCTGTTGCAGAGGAGTGTAAAAAGGCAGGGCTGCCGAGTGATGAC ATTCTCACCGTTGAGGCAAACATCACGAAAGAAGACGACAGAAAGAAAATTATCGAAGACTGTATTTCAAAGTTTGGAAGACTGGATGTTTTG ATAAACAACGCCGGTATTGGACGAATTGCGAGCCTAATGAATACGCCACCGGACGTGTATGATGCTGAGATGGACCTCAATGTGAAGGCACAGCTTTATATGACACAACTAGCAGTCCCGCACCTAAAGGCAACTAAAG GGAATATTGTAAATCTGGCAAGCATTGCATCAGAAGAAGTG TTTATTGAATTTGGTGTTTACGGAATAAGTAAAGCAGCCGTGGCGATGTTTACAAAAACTCTTGCTTTAG aAATGGCTGAATTTGGAGTACGGGTAAATGAAGTAAG GCCTGGAGTTGTGCATACAAACTTCTATGAGGTTCTCCTGGGCGGAGATCGTGAG aaattaCAGATGCGAATGGAAGCAGAGAAAGCcaaacatcctttgggaagaCTCCCCAAACCAGAGGAGGTGGCAAATGCAATTGCTTTTCTGGCGTCGGACATGGCGTCCTACACAACCGGAAATGCCATTTATGTTGACGGCGGGCGCCATTGTGTTGGGGCTGGGTTCGCTACGAGGTAA
- the LOC117334156 gene encoding 3-oxoacyl-[acyl-carrier-protein] reductase FabG-like isoform X2, with product MESLKEKVTIITGGAGGFGRATALLFAKYGAKLVLADLNNTGAEAVAEECKKAGLPSDDILTVEANITKEDDRKKIIEDCISKFGRLDVLINNAGIGRIASLMNTPPDVYDAEMDLNVKAQLYMTQLAVPHLKATKGNIVNLASIASEEVFIEFGVYGISKAAVAMFTKTLALEMAEFGVRVNEAWSCAYKLL from the exons gAGGAGCTGGAGGATTCGGGAGAGCTACCGCACTTCTATTTGCTAAATATGGAGCAAAGCTAGTACTGGCTGACCTCAACAACACGGGTGCGGAGGCTGTTGCAGAGGAGTGTAAAAAGGCAGGGCTGCCGAGTGATGAC ATTCTCACCGTTGAGGCAAACATCACGAAAGAAGACGACAGAAAGAAAATTATCGAAGACTGTATTTCAAAGTTTGGAAGACTGGATGTTTTG ATAAACAACGCCGGTATTGGACGAATTGCGAGCCTAATGAATACGCCACCGGACGTGTATGATGCTGAGATGGACCTCAATGTGAAGGCACAGCTTTATATGACACAACTAGCAGTCCCGCACCTAAAGGCAACTAAAG GGAATATTGTAAATCTGGCAAGCATTGCATCAGAAGAAGTG TTTATTGAATTTGGTGTTTACGGAATAAGTAAAGCAGCCGTGGCGATGTTTACAAAAACTCTTGCTTTAG aAATGGCTGAATTTGGAGTACGGGTAAATGAA GCCTGGAGTTGTGCATACAAACTTCTATGA